The following coding sequences are from one Polyodon spathula isolate WHYD16114869_AA chromosome 7, ASM1765450v1, whole genome shotgun sequence window:
- the LOC121318319 gene encoding transmembrane protein 229A-like: MRAIMTSRRRESQRICSAERASQNVSKRPRLKDLSIPENASKPFQALPIWMRLYVYGMHGITLDIIISSLQRFVYITDLKLLGFSSPYLCIAHSVTHFALEKIYLQKKSFQGCPVVFNLILYPLIYVGIQLLVGKTIVSTNDAKCLSVVNIAVLYLVALYYSQVFLKRFLRLQYHCSKNGTPTALIERSSHRLPDSIRFLFFGMHGFLDEVLFTSFFNLIENSDQTLTGHTSLWSFLMYGSCSFVVEKLYLYLYYRRGWGAWKRLPIYILFIYTWEFSWGLSLRQYNACSWDYSHYPLNFKGLVTLVYLPGWICLSLYQDMLSNVLLRVEGKMSADGRH, encoded by the coding sequence ATGAGAGCGATCATGACTAGCAGACGGCGTGAGAGTCAGCGGATCTGTTCAGCAGAACGTGCCAGTCAAAATGTGTCAAAGAGGCCCCGGCTAAAGGATCTGTCCATTCCTGAAAATGCAAGTAAACCATTTCAAGCGCTTCCAATCTGGATGCGCCTATATGTCTATGGAATGCACGGGATTACGTTGGACATCATCATTTCGTCCCTGCAGAGATTTGTATACATCACTGATTTGAAGCTGCTGGGGTTCTCCTCTCCTTACCTTTGCATTGCCCATTCAGTTACCCATTTTGCGCTGGAGAAAATATATTTGCAGAAGAAGAGCTTCCAAGGGTGCCCCgttgtttttaatttgatcttGTATCCTTTGATATATGTAGGAATACAGCTTTTAGTGGGGAAGACGATTGTCAGCACAAACGACGCCAAATGTTTGTCTGTAGTCAATATTGCTGTTCTGTACCTCGTAGCACTGTACTACTCTCAAGTGTTTCTCAAGAGATTCTTACGCCTGCAGTACCATTGCTCAAAGAATGGCACGCCGACTGCACTGATAGAAAGGTCTTCTCATCGACTTCCTGACAGTATTCGATTCTTGTTCTTTGGCATGCATGGTTTTTTAGATGAAGTCCTTTTCACTTCATTTTTCAATCTTATTGAAAATTCAGACCAAACCTTGACTGGACACACCTCTCTATGGTCCTTTTTAATGTACGGAAGCTGCAGTTTCGTAGTGGAAAAGCTGTATCTGTATCTTTATTACAGAAGAGGCTGGGGAGCCTGGAAAAGGCTTCCAATCTACATACTATTTATTTACACTTGGGAGTTTTCCTGGGGATTGAGTCTTCGACAGTACAATGCTTGTTCATGGGACTACTCGCACTATCCTTTGAATTTTAAGGGGCTCGTAACACTGGTGTATTTACCTGGGTGGATCTGCCTCAGTTTGTATCAGGACATGCTGTCTAACGTGTTGCTGCGTGTCGAAGGCAAAATGTCTGCTGATGGACGGCACTGA